The following are from one region of the Treponema denticola genome:
- a CDS encoding GrdX family protein gives MQKDSQTNQRLIITNNPKVKAFYEEDRTGLKKRYALKFLDSRDEVFKTVRDLIHSNWKLLNHAMAGNIPLHKHPYRSMALEQQENLDTNSLILWESAMERVKRGKTPPYPDDVLEDFQELDYNLFSGSVKF, from the coding sequence ATGCAAAAAGATTCACAAACTAATCAAAGACTTATTATTACAAATAACCCTAAAGTTAAGGCCTTCTATGAAGAAGATAGAACGGGCTTAAAAAAACGCTATGCCCTTAAATTTTTGGATTCCCGAGATGAAGTTTTTAAGACGGTAAGGGATTTAATACATTCCAACTGGAAGCTCTTAAACCATGCCATGGCAGGAAATATTCCGCTTCATAAGCACCCTTATAGAAGCATGGCCTTGGAACAGCAGGAAAATCTTGATACAAATTCTCTTATTCTTTGGGAATCGGCAATGGAAAGGGTAAAAAGAGGCAAAACGCCACCCTACCCTGATGATGTCTTGGAAGATTTCCAAGAATTGGACTATAACTTGTTTTCGGGTTCGGTAAAATTTTAA
- a CDS encoding alanine/glycine:cation symporter family protein translates to MEQFLQNLTSLFSSANGFIWGVYFLIPLLCGTGLFFTIRLGGVQFTKFGAGWKRLFGNFSLSGKEAGKHGMSSFQAVATAIAAQVGTGNLVGAMTALIMGGPGAIFWMWLAALAGMATNFAEASIAQIYKTKDDSGQTVGGPAYYISAGLKNKVGEGFAKFLAGFFAIAIILALGFMGNMVQANSISDAFQNAFQIPTWITGAVLALIAGVIFMGGVKRIASVTEKVVPIMAIVYIVVGLIVIIINAAQIPEMFAMIFKGAFNPKAVWGGALGFGMGRAVRYGVARGLFSNEAGMGSTPHAHAVADVKHPVEQGVLGIVAVFIDTFIVLNITVFTVLSSGVVKFEGSEPTMKGIKLVQEAFAQHLFGSTFGYLFIAICLFFFAFSTIIGWYYFGETNIRYLFGTKGLIPYQLLVVIFIFVGSLLKIDLVWELTDFFNGIMVIPNLIALLFLSGTVAKVLRDYNKGLPYDASQYK, encoded by the coding sequence ATGGAACAATTTTTACAAAATCTTACAAGCCTGTTTTCTTCGGCTAACGGATTTATTTGGGGTGTTTACTTCCTCATTCCGCTTCTATGCGGTACCGGTTTGTTCTTTACAATCCGGTTAGGAGGAGTACAGTTTACAAAATTCGGAGCAGGTTGGAAACGTCTTTTCGGTAACTTTTCATTAAGCGGAAAAGAAGCCGGAAAGCACGGTATGAGCTCTTTCCAAGCTGTTGCTACAGCTATTGCAGCACAGGTAGGAACCGGAAACCTTGTAGGTGCCATGACAGCCCTCATCATGGGCGGTCCCGGAGCTATCTTCTGGATGTGGCTTGCTGCCCTTGCAGGTATGGCAACCAACTTTGCGGAAGCCTCTATCGCTCAAATTTACAAGACAAAGGATGATTCGGGACAAACAGTAGGAGGTCCTGCATACTACATTTCTGCAGGTCTAAAAAATAAGGTAGGAGAAGGCTTTGCAAAATTCCTTGCAGGTTTCTTTGCCATAGCCATCATTCTAGCTCTCGGCTTTATGGGTAACATGGTTCAGGCTAACTCGATTTCGGATGCCTTCCAAAATGCTTTCCAGATTCCGACATGGATTACCGGTGCAGTTCTTGCACTAATCGCAGGTGTTATCTTCATGGGAGGAGTTAAGCGAATTGCCTCGGTTACGGAAAAAGTAGTTCCCATTATGGCTATCGTTTACATTGTGGTCGGTCTTATAGTCATTATCATCAATGCAGCTCAGATCCCCGAAATGTTTGCCATGATCTTTAAGGGAGCATTTAATCCCAAGGCTGTTTGGGGCGGAGCTCTTGGTTTCGGAATGGGAAGAGCCGTACGATACGGTGTTGCCCGAGGCCTTTTCTCGAATGAAGCAGGTATGGGTTCTACGCCTCATGCCCACGCTGTTGCCGATGTAAAACACCCCGTAGAACAGGGTGTTCTCGGTATCGTTGCAGTATTTATCGATACATTCATCGTTTTAAACATCACTGTATTTACAGTTTTAAGCTCAGGCGTTGTAAAATTTGAAGGAAGTGAGCCCACAATGAAAGGAATTAAGCTCGTTCAAGAGGCTTTCGCACAGCACTTGTTCGGATCCACATTCGGCTATCTTTTCATTGCCATCTGTCTTTTCTTCTTTGCCTTCTCGACCATCATCGGTTGGTACTACTTCGGAGAAACAAACATCAGATACTTGTTCGGAACAAAGGGACTTATTCCCTATCAGCTTCTGGTAGTTATCTTCATCTTTGTAGGAAGCTTGCTTAAGATTGACTTGGTTTGGGAATTGACCGACTTCTTTAACGGAATCATGGTTATACCGAACCTTATAGCCTTGCTATTCTTAAGCGGAACCGTTGCTAAAGTCTTAAGAGACTATAACAAGGGCCTCCCCTACGACGCAAGTCAGTACAAATAA
- a CDS encoding phosphotransferase: protein MKRRYFQIIKLMQNDKDIPQRDIAKKLKISLAYVNKILFDMEHDGFLYTEGVPPFGKKRLTKKALTTFEECRVDNAIIMAAGFGSRFVPLTYATPKGLLEVFGERMIERQIEQLKAVGINDITVVVGYLKETFEYLIDKYGVKFVYNPDFKNKNNLSTLYHVRDELKSTYILSSDNWLRENMYHSHEYDSWYSSVKIAGKTKEWILKLGLHDKIMDVKVGGRNGWVMYGPVYFSKEFSDKIRPLIEEAYERDDTDDWYWEDVYMRNIKELTMFANKQGEHQVYEFESLDEIRLFDSSYLISSHDKWLELISNVFKRPEHSITNLKPLKFGMTNKSFLFEFEGEEYIFRIPGEGTEALINRKEEYEVYKAISPLNLSDSIIYFDPENGVKITKFIPSSHTADARNPEDLEKCMNVARRLHESGLNVAHSFNLRERMDYYEKIANEKNGIFYNDYREVRLLMNELLELIENTERPHVLCHIDLVPDNFIISGDDVHLIDWEYAAMCDPLIDIAMFAIYAYYDNTELENLMELYFQRKPEKDERLRIYCYVALSGFLWALWTCYKEALGVSFGDYGLKMYRYAKDYYKKVKSIVGGN, encoded by the coding sequence ATGAAAAGAAGATACTTTCAAATTATAAAACTTATGCAAAATGATAAGGATATTCCGCAAAGAGATATTGCAAAAAAGTTAAAAATATCCTTGGCCTATGTAAATAAGATTTTATTCGATATGGAGCATGACGGTTTTTTGTATACCGAAGGTGTTCCTCCTTTTGGAAAAAAGCGGCTTACCAAAAAAGCTTTAACAACTTTTGAAGAGTGCAGGGTGGATAATGCAATTATTATGGCTGCCGGTTTTGGTTCGCGTTTTGTTCCCTTAACCTATGCAACACCTAAGGGATTGTTGGAAGTTTTTGGGGAAAGGATGATTGAAAGGCAAATTGAACAGCTGAAAGCTGTAGGTATCAACGATATAACGGTAGTTGTGGGCTATTTAAAGGAAACCTTTGAATATCTTATAGATAAGTACGGCGTAAAATTTGTATATAATCCCGATTTTAAAAATAAAAATAATCTTTCCACCCTTTACCATGTAAGGGATGAGCTTAAAAGCACCTATATTCTTTCGAGCGATAATTGGCTTAGGGAAAATATGTACCATTCCCATGAGTATGATTCATGGTATTCTTCCGTTAAGATAGCCGGAAAAACAAAAGAATGGATATTAAAGTTAGGCTTGCACGATAAAATTATGGATGTAAAAGTCGGAGGCAGAAACGGCTGGGTTATGTACGGCCCCGTATATTTTTCAAAAGAATTTTCCGATAAGATACGCCCCTTGATTGAAGAAGCTTATGAAAGAGATGATACCGATGATTGGTATTGGGAAGATGTATATATGAGGAATATAAAAGAGCTAACCATGTTTGCAAACAAGCAGGGTGAGCATCAGGTATATGAATTCGAATCCCTTGACGAAATTCGCCTATTTGATTCATCTTATCTTATTTCCTCCCATGATAAATGGCTTGAACTTATATCAAATGTATTTAAAAGGCCCGAGCACAGTATCACAAATCTAAAGCCTCTTAAATTCGGGATGACAAATAAATCCTTTTTGTTTGAATTTGAGGGTGAAGAATATATTTTTAGAATACCGGGAGAAGGAACCGAAGCCCTTATAAACAGAAAGGAAGAATATGAGGTTTATAAGGCTATTTCTCCTTTAAACTTAAGCGATTCTATTATTTATTTTGACCCTGAAAATGGGGTAAAGATTACCAAGTTTATTCCTAGCTCCCATACTGCGGATGCCCGTAATCCTGAAGACTTAGAAAAATGTATGAATGTTGCCCGCCGCCTTCATGAGTCAGGCTTAAATGTTGCTCATTCCTTTAATCTCCGCGAACGTATGGACTATTACGAAAAAATCGCCAACGAAAAAAACGGCATTTTCTATAATGATTACCGCGAGGTTAGGCTTTTGATGAATGAGCTTTTGGAATTGATTGAAAATACGGAAAGACCTCATGTTTTATGTCATATAGATCTTGTGCCGGACAATTTTATAATTAGCGGTGATGATGTGCATTTAATTGACTGGGAATATGCCGCTATGTGTGATCCCCTCATAGATATAGCGATGTTTGCTATTTATGCCTACTATGACAATACCGAACTTGAAAATTTGATGGAGCTTTATTTTCAAAGAAAGCCTGAAAAAGATGAAAGGCTTCGTATCTATTGTTATGTCGCTCTTTCGGGTTTTTTATGGGCCCTTTGGACTTGTTATAAAGAGGCGCTAGGCGTTAGCTTTGGAGATTACGGCTTAAAGATGTATAGATATGCAAAGGATTATTATAAAAAAGTGAAGAGTATAGTAGGAGGTAATTGA
- a CDS encoding BCCT family transporter encodes MMNTEDELGVKELELKDKNEIDWLITVLPLTVIICLTGLVLFFPVESMKVVDALWSVFVNKLGFFYILLGLGLVFTAIGLAFSRFGTVKLGNLEKPRYGNFTWGAMIFTSTMAADILYWSLIEWAYYFGESPFGLSSLSLAERQDWAAAYPLFHWGITPWAFHIVPAVAFAYMLHVKGRTKQKLSESCRPIFGDRIDGPIGKMIDVFSVIGLLAGTATTFSLATPLLSLAVSTIFGIPQGKILTLVILLIIAAVYTAAVLLGLKGISQLAKISVVSFCVLLGLVFIASPKIYIIETSITGIGKVIQNFFGMSTWMDPLRISGEGGAGFPQNWTIFYWAYWIAWFVATPFFIGKISEGRTIKNTIIGGLICGIAGTYCSFIILGNYGLHLQAHGIFDAASAIKETDPSQVILQILNTLPYAKIVLGVLIITMIAFYSSTFDAITLVIASYSQKNLEKHSEPKKGLRAFWAVVFVMLPAALILVGTNLNQLQSLSIIAAFPLGIIIILIVISLFKELKHNGGYR; translated from the coding sequence ATGATGAACACTGAAGATGAATTGGGTGTAAAGGAACTTGAATTAAAGGATAAAAATGAAATTGATTGGCTTATAACCGTATTACCACTGACAGTGATAATCTGTTTGACGGGATTGGTTCTCTTTTTTCCTGTAGAATCGATGAAGGTAGTTGATGCTCTTTGGTCTGTTTTTGTAAATAAGCTGGGTTTTTTCTATATTTTGCTAGGTTTGGGTCTTGTTTTTACCGCCATAGGTTTGGCCTTTTCCCGCTTCGGCACTGTAAAGCTGGGAAACCTTGAAAAACCCCGTTACGGAAATTTTACATGGGGGGCTATGATTTTTACCTCGACTATGGCAGCCGATATTCTTTATTGGTCGCTTATAGAGTGGGCCTATTATTTTGGTGAAAGTCCCTTCGGTCTGTCTTCTCTTTCACTGGCAGAAAGACAGGATTGGGCCGCGGCCTATCCTCTATTCCATTGGGGAATAACACCATGGGCTTTTCATATAGTGCCTGCCGTAGCCTTTGCTTATATGCTTCATGTCAAGGGAAGAACAAAGCAAAAGCTGTCCGAAAGCTGCCGTCCTATTTTTGGGGACAGGATTGACGGCCCTATAGGAAAGATGATAGACGTTTTTTCGGTAATAGGTTTATTGGCCGGAACTGCTACAACATTCTCGCTTGCAACTCCTCTTTTGTCTTTGGCTGTTTCTACTATTTTTGGAATACCTCAAGGAAAGATTTTGACTCTTGTCATTCTTCTGATAATAGCTGCCGTCTACACGGCTGCCGTTTTATTGGGTTTAAAGGGGATTTCTCAGCTTGCAAAGATTTCGGTTGTTTCTTTTTGTGTTCTTTTAGGTCTTGTATTTATAGCCTCACCCAAAATCTACATAATAGAAACAAGTATAACCGGTATCGGCAAGGTTATTCAAAACTTTTTCGGCATGTCCACATGGATGGACCCATTGCGTATTTCCGGAGAAGGAGGAGCCGGCTTCCCTCAAAACTGGACAATATTTTATTGGGCTTATTGGATAGCTTGGTTTGTTGCAACTCCTTTCTTTATAGGAAAGATTTCTGAAGGCCGTACAATAAAGAATACCATAATCGGCGGACTTATCTGCGGTATAGCAGGGACTTATTGTTCTTTTATAATCCTTGGAAATTACGGGCTTCATTTACAGGCTCACGGAATTTTTGATGCGGCTTCCGCAATAAAGGAAACGGACCCTTCTCAAGTTATCCTGCAAATTCTTAACACCCTTCCTTATGCAAAAATTGTTTTAGGTGTTTTGATAATTACAATGATAGCCTTTTATTCGAGTACTTTTGATGCAATTACTTTGGTAATAGCTTCCTATTCTCAAAAGAATTTGGAAAAGCATAGCGAACCTAAAAAGGGCCTTAGGGCATTTTGGGCGGTAGTCTTTGTAATGCTTCCCGCAGCCTTAATCCTTGTGGGAACTAATTTAAACCAGCTTCAAAGTCTTTCGATTATAGCCGCCTTTCCTTTAGGAATTATAATAATACTGATAGTTATAAGTCTTTTTAAGGAACTAAAACATAACGGAGGGTATAGGTAG
- a CDS encoding zinc dependent phospholipase C family protein — MPDFYAHYIHGQRVFAILSPEIVAGISNKNLYNLGLQGPDFLYFYKPFKKNNNPVLQLAKDIHNKNCTDVFNAVLNKIRIEPNTDEFSYMMGFIGHFGLDSCCHPYVNAMVEEMKRDHAEIEMEFEKFLLKQDGLHPLRYKAHNYIDISEKEAEAVANIYRCLLPSITKEDILRSFRSFKMGKHFFYAPTRLSQILKLSLIKILGLYGFLQGHIIRTADHIKSKITNKKLFSLYNNSIEITAELMENFLKNLTDGRPFLDRFNYRFS; from the coding sequence ATGCCGGATTTTTACGCACATTATATACATGGACAAAGGGTTTTTGCTATATTGTCTCCTGAAATTGTTGCCGGAATTTCAAATAAAAATTTATATAATCTCGGCTTACAGGGCCCTGATTTTTTGTATTTTTATAAACCCTTTAAAAAGAATAATAATCCTGTATTGCAGCTTGCAAAGGATATCCATAATAAAAATTGTACCGATGTTTTTAATGCCGTATTAAATAAAATTAGAATAGAGCCTAATACGGATGAATTTTCTTACATGATGGGCTTTATAGGTCACTTCGGTTTGGATAGTTGCTGCCATCCTTATGTAAATGCTATGGTCGAGGAGATGAAAAGAGACCATGCCGAAATTGAAATGGAATTTGAAAAATTTTTATTAAAGCAGGACGGTCTCCATCCTCTTAGATACAAGGCCCATAATTATATCGATATAAGTGAAAAAGAAGCTGAAGCCGTTGCAAATATCTACAGATGTCTTCTTCCCTCTATAACAAAAGAAGATATCTTGCGTTCTTTTCGTAGTTTTAAAATGGGGAAACACTTTTTCTATGCACCTACAAGGTTGTCTCAGATTTTAAAACTTTCTTTAATTAAAATCTTAGGCCTTTATGGTTTTTTGCAGGGGCACATTATTAGAACGGCTGACCATATTAAAAGTAAAATTACAAATAAAAAGCTTTTTTCTCTTTACAATAATTCGATAGAAATAACGGCCGAGTTGATGGAAAATTTTTTAAAAAATCTTACAGATGGTAGGCCGTTTTTAGATCGTTTTAATTATAGATTTTCTTAA
- a CDS encoding tetratricopeptide repeat protein, whose translation MKKQLKIIFIVLSIFYFCSNLFCLESIDEKERPWHLLEQAKIQMEKGEFGLALHLTNKARDIHKEQMEAKYSYMFNALKPKRVKLEGDNISDVYAILNKREDHDACKILDEIFLTHPPIFFDKSISKLMSWLEKRKAFPETDYLTGRIYFAEGDYEQAMHYYKEAWNSHNFLEIPDERFNIIYALADTSKLLRKYDEQEKYLLLVLTEDPIYGTTNLESDALQAMIKTISSEKTTEKFFLLYRNRNPIALKAYMDLTEIYLEAGKNRRALATAVLASIITITNLDDLISKDDYNYKYTEFTNLLHRLNRRQDVILWAEKQNFWRAFMNLADSLSKNGNTEQALYLYSKLAESIPSIKYAQEASYKKEELAKGNK comes from the coding sequence ATGAAAAAACAATTAAAAATTATTTTTATCGTACTATCTATTTTTTATTTTTGCTCAAACCTTTTTTGTTTGGAATCTATTGATGAAAAAGAAAGACCTTGGCATCTTTTAGAACAGGCAAAAATCCAAATGGAAAAAGGTGAGTTCGGCCTTGCCCTCCACTTAACAAATAAGGCAAGGGATATTCATAAAGAACAAATGGAAGCAAAATATTCTTATATGTTCAATGCCTTAAAACCGAAAAGGGTAAAATTAGAGGGAGACAATATTTCGGATGTTTATGCAATTTTAAATAAAAGGGAAGATCACGATGCTTGTAAGATTTTGGATGAAATCTTTTTAACTCATCCGCCCATATTTTTTGATAAGTCTATTTCAAAATTAATGTCATGGCTCGAAAAACGCAAGGCCTTCCCTGAAACGGATTATTTGACAGGCCGAATTTATTTTGCAGAAGGAGATTATGAGCAAGCCATGCACTATTATAAAGAAGCATGGAATTCCCACAATTTCTTGGAAATACCCGATGAAAGGTTCAATATAATTTATGCACTTGCCGACACATCAAAACTTTTGCGAAAATACGATGAACAGGAAAAATACCTCCTGCTTGTTTTAACCGAAGATCCTATATACGGAACTACAAATTTGGAAAGCGATGCTCTTCAAGCTATGATTAAAACAATAAGCTCGGAAAAAACAACCGAAAAATTCTTTTTGCTGTATCGAAACCGTAATCCGATAGCCTTAAAAGCCTACATGGATTTAACTGAAATATATTTGGAAGCAGGCAAAAACAGAAGAGCTCTTGCAACCGCTGTTTTAGCTTCTATAATAACTATAACGAATCTTGATGACCTTATCTCAAAAGACGACTATAATTACAAATATACCGAATTTACAAACCTGCTTCACAGACTGAATAGAAGACAGGATGTAATATTATGGGCCGAAAAACAAAATTTTTGGAGAGCCTTTATGAATCTTGCGGATTCTCTTTCGAAAAACGGTAATACCGAACAGGCTTTATATCTTTATTCAAAACTGGCAGAATCTATTCCTTCCATAAAATATGCCCAGGAAGCCTCATATAAAAAAGAAGAACTTGCAAAAGGTAATAAATAA
- the ispG gene encoding (E)-4-hydroxy-3-methylbut-2-enyl-diphosphate synthase produces MNSIKLPRTIQIGGKGQVKKLTLGGTSPILLQTMWKESLLGADLLSIVKSLNELKQLGCDIVRFAVPDMDSAEQFVKLTLLTEMPLVADIHFDYKLALRCMDGDTAKIRINPGNIGSKEKTEEVIRKAKYTGTAIRIGVNSGSLPSDLKKKIEEANAKRNLSGDKKALDDEISLLRADALTEAAARELEIFEKADFKDAVVSMKASNVRETVMANEIFAKKFDNPLHLGVTEAGPLIQGIVKSTIAFYRLLEQNIGSTIRVSLSDSCENEVIAGREILTECGKRQGGIRLISCPRCGRKGFDVQAFVKRWQTKLLSEKKDISIAVMGCVVNGPGEGKHADLGITGAEDSVIIFKHGAITKRLDLKKLTEEEKFEAVDKAFIEELQSL; encoded by the coding sequence ATGAACTCGATAAAACTACCGCGGACAATTCAGATAGGCGGCAAAGGACAGGTTAAAAAACTTACTCTCGGAGGCACTTCACCGATTTTGCTTCAAACTATGTGGAAAGAAAGCCTATTGGGAGCTGATCTCCTTTCTATTGTAAAAAGCTTAAATGAATTGAAACAATTGGGCTGCGATATCGTGAGGTTTGCAGTTCCCGACATGGATTCTGCAGAGCAATTTGTCAAGCTCACCCTATTAACGGAGATGCCTCTCGTCGCCGATATCCATTTCGACTATAAACTTGCCCTACGGTGCATGGACGGAGACACGGCAAAAATACGCATAAACCCCGGAAATATCGGTTCAAAAGAAAAAACGGAAGAAGTTATACGCAAGGCAAAGTATACGGGAACTGCTATCCGAATAGGGGTCAATTCGGGCTCTCTGCCTTCCGATCTAAAAAAGAAAATAGAAGAGGCAAATGCAAAAAGAAACTTAAGCGGCGACAAAAAGGCATTAGACGACGAGATTTCCCTCTTGAGAGCTGATGCCTTAACCGAGGCAGCCGCAAGAGAACTGGAAATTTTCGAAAAAGCCGATTTTAAAGATGCCGTAGTTTCTATGAAGGCTTCCAATGTGAGGGAAACGGTCATGGCAAACGAAATCTTTGCTAAAAAATTCGATAATCCTCTTCATTTAGGAGTTACTGAAGCAGGGCCCCTTATTCAAGGTATTGTAAAAAGCACAATAGCCTTTTACAGGCTTTTGGAACAAAACATAGGAAGTACCATAAGAGTAAGCCTCTCCGATTCTTGCGAAAATGAAGTTATAGCCGGAAGAGAAATATTAACCGAATGCGGTAAAAGGCAAGGCGGAATAAGGCTCATATCCTGCCCGCGATGCGGAAGAAAGGGCTTTGATGTTCAAGCCTTTGTAAAACGATGGCAGACAAAACTCTTATCCGAAAAGAAGGACATAAGCATTGCCGTTATGGGCTGCGTAGTGAACGGCCCCGGAGAAGGCAAGCATGCAGACCTTGGAATTACCGGAGCAGAAGACTCCGTTATAATATTTAAACACGGAGCAATTACCAAACGCTTGGATTTAAAAAAATTAACAGAAGAAGAAAAATTTGAGGCAGTGGATAAAGCCTTTATAGAGGAGCTTCAAAGTCTATGA
- the purM gene encoding phosphoribosylformylglycinamidine cyclo-ligase — protein sequence MNEMKNKNQEQPKGKSEELSKDKSSVYSASGVNIDAGNEAVRLMSAAVKSTFNKSVLSDVGTFGGLFGTEELFKMKKPVLVGSTDGVGTKVKIAAEAGIYTTIGQDIVNHCIDDILVQGAKPLFFLDYVASSKLDPQMIADIVGGMAKACKESGCALIGGETAEMPGVYMEGEFDIAGTIVGAVDEEKILPKKNIKEGDLLIGLASDSPHTNGYSLIRTAFKGVDLNTVYPELKAPLHEVLLKPHRSYLNAIYPILQEHPEIVKALAHITGGGFIENIPRVIPEGLVIKVKKGSWPVPPLYPLIQKLTGASGDEMYRVFNMGIGMIAVVSPDMAEKYRELVGEESWIIGKLEKADTQTQKPVTILE from the coding sequence ATGAACGAAATGAAAAATAAAAACCAAGAGCAGCCAAAGGGCAAGAGCGAAGAACTATCAAAAGATAAAAGTTCGGTATACAGCGCCTCAGGCGTGAACATTGATGCAGGAAATGAGGCCGTCCGCTTAATGAGTGCAGCGGTTAAATCAACCTTTAATAAATCCGTTCTTTCGGATGTAGGCACCTTCGGAGGTCTTTTCGGCACCGAAGAGCTTTTTAAAATGAAAAAGCCTGTCCTTGTAGGTTCTACGGACGGGGTCGGAACAAAGGTAAAAATAGCAGCCGAAGCCGGTATATACACAACAATAGGCCAAGACATAGTAAACCACTGCATTGACGACATCCTAGTTCAAGGAGCCAAGCCCCTTTTCTTTTTGGACTATGTTGCAAGCTCAAAGTTGGATCCGCAAATGATTGCCGACATAGTAGGAGGCATGGCAAAGGCTTGTAAAGAATCGGGCTGTGCCCTCATAGGCGGCGAAACGGCAGAAATGCCCGGTGTTTATATGGAAGGAGAATTCGACATAGCCGGAACCATTGTCGGGGCTGTCGATGAAGAAAAAATTCTTCCCAAAAAAAACATAAAAGAGGGAGACCTCCTGATAGGCCTTGCATCCGACAGTCCCCATACAAACGGATACTCATTGATTAGAACAGCCTTTAAAGGCGTAGACCTTAATACCGTCTACCCCGAATTAAAAGCACCATTACATGAGGTTCTATTAAAACCGCACCGCTCCTATCTTAATGCAATCTATCCAATCTTGCAGGAGCATCCTGAAATTGTAAAAGCCCTAGCCCACATCACAGGCGGAGGTTTTATCGAAAACATTCCGCGCGTTATTCCCGAAGGCCTCGTCATCAAGGTAAAAAAAGGCTCGTGGCCCGTACCGCCTCTTTATCCCCTGATCCAAAAATTAACCGGTGCAAGCGGGGACGAAATGTACAGAGTCTTTAATATGGGGATCGGAATGATAGCCGTAGTTTCCCCCGACATGGCCGAAAAATATCGCGAGCTTGTCGGAGAAGAATCATGGATAATCGGCAAACTGGAAAAAGCCGACACTCAAACTCAAAAGCCTGTAACAATATTAGAGTGA
- the purD gene encoding phosphoribosylamine--glycine ligase produces MNILLVGSGGREHAIALKLKESPSLGKLFIAPGNGGTALLGENIPIKADNIEELADFALSASIDLVIAGPEIPLCLGLEDLIKEKAKAQNKKIAFFGPSKACARLEASKDFSKEMMSLLSIPTARYSSFTDFQKAKEYIEGLDYPFVIKADGLAAGKGVILPDSKKEGIAELKNIMIEKQFGASGDKVVIEERLEGEEVSILAFSDGEKIAVMPPSQDHKRLKDNDEGPNTGGMGAYAPTPICSYEEAEKYAALTILPIVKEMKKRGTPYIGVLYAGLMLTKDGKGFTPKVLEYNCRFGDPETQVLMQLFDGDLALTMSSCAEGSLDKAMPKWKKGYAATVVLASEGYPLSSSKPVELSASELKGSAEVSVIHAGTALKDSKIFASGGRVLCISSNDKSLQKAMDNIYAKIKTIHFPGVQYRKDIAKRGLEHLNKLK; encoded by the coding sequence ATGAACATACTGCTTGTCGGATCAGGCGGAAGGGAACATGCAATAGCTTTAAAGCTAAAAGAATCTCCTTCTCTCGGTAAACTTTTTATAGCACCCGGAAACGGAGGCACGGCCCTTTTGGGTGAAAACATTCCCATAAAGGCCGACAATATCGAAGAACTTGCCGATTTTGCCCTTTCTGCCTCAATAGACCTTGTAATTGCAGGCCCCGAAATTCCTCTGTGTTTAGGCCTCGAAGACCTGATTAAAGAAAAAGCAAAAGCTCAAAACAAAAAAATAGCATTTTTCGGGCCGTCAAAGGCTTGTGCCCGATTGGAAGCCTCCAAAGATTTTTCCAAAGAGATGATGAGCCTTCTTTCCATTCCAACGGCAAGATATTCTTCTTTTACCGATTTTCAAAAAGCAAAAGAATATATTGAAGGCTTGGATTACCCCTTTGTAATAAAGGCTGACGGCCTTGCGGCAGGAAAAGGAGTTATCCTGCCCGACTCAAAAAAGGAAGGCATAGCCGAACTTAAAAATATAATGATCGAAAAACAATTCGGAGCCTCAGGCGACAAGGTTGTTATAGAAGAACGCCTTGAAGGAGAAGAGGTTTCAATCCTTGCATTTTCGGACGGAGAAAAAATAGCAGTAATGCCGCCCTCGCAAGATCACAAGCGGCTTAAAGACAATGATGAAGGACCCAACACCGGCGGCATGGGAGCATACGCCCCCACTCCGATTTGCTCATATGAAGAAGCCGAAAAATATGCCGCTCTTACAATTCTTCCAATTGTAAAAGAAATGAAAAAAAGAGGTACGCCCTACATCGGAGTTCTCTATGCAGGCCTCATGCTCACAAAGGACGGCAAGGGCTTTACACCCAAGGTACTTGAATATAATTGCCGCTTCGGAGATCCCGAAACCCAAGTCTTAATGCAGCTTTTTGACGGAGACCTAGCTCTAACCATGAGCTCTTGCGCAGAAGGAAGCCTCGACAAAGCTATGCCTAAATGGAAAAAAGGCTATGCGGCAACCGTAGTACTTGCAAGTGAAGGCTATCCTCTTTCCTCATCAAAACCGGTAGAATTGTCCGCTTCGGAATTGAAAGGTTCCGCTGAGGTGAGTGTAATACATGCAGGCACTGCCCTTAAAGACTCCAAAATTTTCGCATCGGGCGGAAGGGTTCTTTGTATAAGCTCAAATGATAAGAGCTTACAAAAAGCTATGGATAATATCTATGCAAAAATAAAAACCATACACTTTCCCGGAGTGCAGTACAGAAAGGACATCGCAAAACGCGGCCTAGAACATCTAAATAAACTTAAATAA